In the Aerosakkonema funiforme FACHB-1375 genome, one interval contains:
- a CDS encoding CAAD domain-containing protein, translating into METKQPQVQQTDTPKVEVTVQGTDTAPLAKLPPADSSANVQWQEYWDQFVLYLSNLQDYLGVFFVKYQKPLVAVGLIVAAFVSVKVTLAVLEALNDIPLLSPFFELVGIGYSGWFVYRYLLKASSRQELTEELNTLKNQVLGGSSGNVGK; encoded by the coding sequence ATGGAAACCAAGCAACCCCAAGTGCAACAAACTGATACCCCCAAAGTAGAGGTTACCGTCCAAGGAACCGATACGGCTCCCTTGGCGAAACTTCCTCCAGCCGACTCTTCTGCTAACGTTCAGTGGCAGGAGTACTGGGATCAGTTTGTTTTGTATCTGTCTAATCTGCAAGATTACCTGGGTGTTTTCTTTGTAAAATACCAGAAACCCCTAGTGGCTGTTGGATTGATTGTGGCTGCCTTTGTCAGCGTCAAGGTAACGCTGGCAGTCCTGGAAGCCCTCAACGATATTCCCTTGCTGTCGCCTTTCTTTGAACTGGTGGGGATCGGCTACTCTGGTTGGTTTGTATACCGCTACTTACTCAAGGCGTCGAGTCGGCAAGAATTGACTGAGGAACTCAACACGCTGAAAAATCAAGTTTTGGGAGGCAGCTCTGGAAACGTCGGCAAATAA
- the folK gene encoding 2-amino-4-hydroxy-6-hydroxymethyldihydropteridine diphosphokinase — translation MIVQSGQCAIALGSNLGDSRTILESALEILHQTPAISLLARSNWYQTEAVGPPQPDYLNGAAVIQVYMSPQQLLDRLLEIEAQFGRIRRERWGPRTLDIDLLLFDDIILNTPTLQLPHPGIKERAFVLVPLAEIAPDWIEPISGKTIAQLLQAVDCSGVRRLTLAD, via the coding sequence GTGATTGTACAGTCTGGGCAATGCGCTATCGCTCTCGGCAGTAATCTGGGTGATTCCCGTACTATTCTGGAGTCCGCCCTCGAAATACTGCACCAAACACCGGCAATCAGTCTGCTAGCGCGATCGAATTGGTATCAAACTGAAGCTGTGGGGCCACCTCAGCCAGATTATTTGAATGGCGCTGCCGTGATACAAGTCTACATGAGTCCCCAGCAGTTATTAGATCGTCTATTGGAAATTGAAGCTCAATTCGGTCGTATCCGCAGGGAACGTTGGGGGCCAAGAACATTAGACATTGACTTATTGCTATTTGATGATATTATCCTCAACACTCCCACTCTCCAGTTACCTCATCCTGGTATCAAAGAAAGAGCTTTTGTGCTGGTACCTTTAGCGGAAATTGCCCCAGACTGGATCGAACCGATTTCAGGAAAGACGATCGCACAACTCCTTCAAGCTGTAGACTGTTCTGGTGTCCGTCGGTTAACGCTTGCCGATTGA